The DNA segment TTTAACAGCTGGCAGAGCCTTATGCAGGATCTTCAGTTAGATTATACGCTGTTTTTTAATGAACTTGAAAAATATGATGACCAAAAAGATTTAAGACTTCAGTTTGAGAATGTTTCCTATACATTTCTTAATGATGAAAAAATTTCAAGATTGGATGATTTTATGAAAGACTATAAGTCCAGATTAGAAAAAAATATTATTTCAAGAGAAAAATCTTTAGAAATTATGCACAAAACAAATCCTAAATTTATTTTAAGAAATTACCTTTTATATCAATGTATTGAAGAAATTAATGATGGAAAAACGGAAATGCTCGGTAAATTGACCCACGCCCTGGAAAATCCTTATCATACCATCTACCCGGAATTTTCAGCGAAAAGGCCATCGGGGTATGATGATGTTTCCGGATGTTCAACACTTTCCTGCAGTTCGTAAATTAATATACCCCATAATATGATTTTTAAATAATATTTTTCATAGGATTGCATCTTTTTTTATTAGCTTTACATAAAATTAAAATTTTTATGAAAAAACTTATACTTTTTGTTAACTTACTGTCTGCGGGATTGTTTGTAAATGCTCAAACTACCCTTTTTAGTGATTCGTTTGAAAGTTACACCAACTTTTCAATTACAGGATTTGGCAACTGGCAGACACTTGATTTAGATGGCTTAAATACCTATACAGGCGGGGGACCTGTAGTTGCAGGAGTCCCTGTTTCTACATGGACCGCAAGTTGGGCAAATGCCGGAGCCCCAATGGCTTTTCAGATTTTTAATCTTTCAGCCAGCAATGCTACAAATAACGCTACCGCAGTTACAGGAGTAGATGAAGAAGTAAGAAACTTCACTCCTCATACAGGTCAAAAATGTGCTGTATCATGGGCCGGAGTCCCAGCCGGTGGCGTAAATGCAAACAATGACTGGTTAATATCTCCACCAATAGCATTAGGAGCAGCTAATAATCAATTAAGTCTTTGGGTAAAAGCTCTTTCTCCTGCTTTTACTGAAAAATATAAAATTGGAGTATATGTAGGAAGCGGAACACCAACATCCGCGAGTAATTTTACGTTCATTCCAAATACTACTGCCGTAAATGCGACTGCTAACTGGACACAGATTACACGTAATCTTGATGCTTATGCCAATCAAACCATTAGAATAGGAATTCAATATATGGCAGCAGACCAGTATATGTTTATGGTAGACGATTTTTACGTTACAACAGGTACGCTTGCAACCAATGAAGTTGGAGCAAAATCTAAACTTGCCCAGCTATATCCTAACCCAACAAAAGGAGAAATCAATATCAAATCTGATAAGAAAATAAAATCATCTGAAATTTTAGATTTCACTGGAAAATCAGTATTAAAATCTTCATCAGCTAAGGCAGACATTTCTTCATTGCCTAAAGGAAATTATATTATGCAGGTAGAATTCACAGACGGAACTTCTATTTCTGAAAAAATAATTAAAGAATAATCAAACTATTTCAATAGATTTAAACTCACCTTATGGGTGAGTTTTTTATTTATTTTTGTAGAAAAAAATAAACCGGTGGCTCAATTCAAAACAAAATTCATCCAATTTCTGAAATTATTATTTCCATCTTCAGGAACTGAACTCCTTGTTCTGTTGTTTTTCCTGGTTGTTTACGGATATTTAGGATCCTTCATCGCCATACATTATAAAATTATTTTTGACTCCAGAATTCCCTGGGATGCCTATTTCAGCTTCGATAATAAATCCATTGTAATGACCGGAGGAAGCTTCGAAAGACATCCTTTATCGTATTATTTCTTCAACTGGATCCGCGAGCTGGCGTTGCTTTTTTCTGATGGCAAAATGAATGGAGATTTTCGCTTTATCCTCGCATGGTTCAGCAATATTGCAGTTAGTCTAAGCGTACTTCAGGTCTTCAAGTACCTGAAAAATATCATTAGGCTACCTCTAATCCTAAGTCTATTGCTCATTTTATTTTTCGGTGCGTTTTCAACGACAATCCTGCTGTCTTTCACCCCGGAAAATTTTACTTACACCCTATTTCTACTGACTTTATTTAATCACTATTCTGCAATAAAACTTAAAAAAGAGAAAAAAATACCCGCATTGGCGCTGGCATTTTCCGGAATTACAATCGGAGGATTAACCGTAACCAATATTGCCAAGGTATTCATTCCAGTTGCTTTTGAAAAAGGACTCTTTCACAGCTGGAGAAAGTTTGGAAATGCTATTTTAAGAGGAGCTTTTACTGTTATCTGCTTTGTTTTATTGTACCTGAACCGGATTGATTTCAAATACCAGAACATATTCAGCAAGACCAATGAACAGTATGAAAAGTTCTCGAATGTAAATTCAACTCCGACCTGGGATATGATTCCTTCTTATTTTTTTGGCGGAAATATTTTATTTTCGGATTTCATTATCCGGGATAAACATAATATGATGGGATATCATTATAAAGGCATGATAATGACCGTATACTCGTCATGGATCCCTTACATTTTCATTGCCGTTTTATTGACTCTTATCTCCTGGAGTTATTGTAAAAATTTTAAAAATAAGCTGGTTCAGGTACTCATGATTTCATTTTTGTTTGATATTGTGATTCATTGCGTTATGAGATTTGGACTTCACACCTCATACATTTACGGAGGACATTTTGTTTTTGTTTATCCGTTATTGCTGGGATGGCTCTTTTACTCCTACAAAGAATCACCAAAAATGCTGTCTTTCTTAACCGTTGTTGTTAGTATTTTATTTGTTTATGCCTTAACAAATAATTATCTGAGAATGACAGAATTCTTCTGGTTTTTAAATAAATATTACTAAAAATTCATTATTCTATCCCATTATACTCTTGAAAACTGCATAAAAAAATAAAGCTGAGAATTAATCTCAGCTTTTTACAATATTTCAAAAATTAAATTATTTTGCTTCCGCACAGAAAATTCTGTATTGTACGGCAATTGCCGATTTAAAATACTCTCTTACTTTAGACAGGTCAGAGGCAGCACTTTGTTTCGTAAAATAACTTCCCGCAAGAATTTTATAATTTGGTCTGAGTGATGCGTCGGTTTCAACTTTCAAATTGGGAAATCTTTTTCTGAAATACGCTTTCACTTCATTAGCTTCATCATTGCTTTTTACGGTGGTTATCTGGATCTTATATCCTAAAATCCTCGGATTTCTTCTGCATATTTCCGCATTGGTAAGTTCCCTATTCGGAACATAAATTTTTGTCGGTCTCGAAGAACCGGAATCATCATCAGCATCACTCGAAACAACCGTACTGGTAGTTCTTGAACACTTGTCTTCAATACTTTCCAGCGCGGCATTTACCTTAGAATCCATTGTCATCACCAATTCCGTCCCGGCTAAGGTATCTTTTTTTACAATTTGTTGTGCTTCAAGAGTATAAAATCCTCCAAACAATACTATCGAAAATATTTTAATAAAATTTTTCATTTAAACTTGTTTCCGCAAATTTAGGTAAATTAAAAAATTATACCAAATGGAGTTATTTAGAATCAATACAAATTAAACGTAAATGATATTTTCCCCTTTCTATATACCGTTAAATTCCTGTTAAATATATTATTTTTGCCGAATTGATTGAATGTTCAATATTTACTAACATAAGATAATTTAAATGATTAGTTGGAGAAAGCATTATAGACAAACGTTGATCGCAATAAGCTTATTGTTATCAACCAGTGCTTCAATTTACGGGCAAGACGGCGATCCTAAAAACGGAGAAAAACTTTTCAAAGCGAATTGTACTGCATGTCACGCGTTAGACAAACAGGTCGTAGGACCTGCATTGAAAGGTGTGGTTGCAAGACTTGATACCGAACAGGGGCTTGGAAAAGACTGGCTTCACAAGTGGATCAAGAACAACAAAGAGCTAAGAGCCTCTGGTGACAAATACGCCAATGAAGTTTTCGAAAAATTCAATAAGACTGAGATGCAGGTCTTTCCAAATCTTACCGATAAGGATATTGATGACATCTTAGCATACACAACTAATCCTCCGGCTCCGGAACCTGCAAAAACTGATGATGCTAAGAATACAGCAAATGCAGGATCTGCCAATGTGGCACCACAGAGCTCTACCACTACCAACGTGGTGATCATTTCACTTTTAGCGATTGCAGGTTTATTGGTTTGGATCCTACTGAAACTAAGACAATTAGTAAAACT comes from the Chryseobacterium nepalense genome and includes:
- a CDS encoding T9SS-dependent choice-of-anchor J family protein translates to MKKLILFVNLLSAGLFVNAQTTLFSDSFESYTNFSITGFGNWQTLDLDGLNTYTGGGPVVAGVPVSTWTASWANAGAPMAFQIFNLSASNATNNATAVTGVDEEVRNFTPHTGQKCAVSWAGVPAGGVNANNDWLISPPIALGAANNQLSLWVKALSPAFTEKYKIGVYVGSGTPTSASNFTFIPNTTAVNATANWTQITRNLDAYANQTIRIGIQYMAADQYMFMVDDFYVTTGTLATNEVGAKSKLAQLYPNPTKGEINIKSDKKIKSSEILDFTGKSVLKSSSAKADISSLPKGNYIMQVEFTDGTSISEKIIKE
- a CDS encoding DUF6080 domain-containing protein, producing the protein MAQFKTKFIQFLKLLFPSSGTELLVLLFFLVVYGYLGSFIAIHYKIIFDSRIPWDAYFSFDNKSIVMTGGSFERHPLSYYFFNWIRELALLFSDGKMNGDFRFILAWFSNIAVSLSVLQVFKYLKNIIRLPLILSLLLILFFGAFSTTILLSFTPENFTYTLFLLTLFNHYSAIKLKKEKKIPALALAFSGITIGGLTVTNIAKVFIPVAFEKGLFHSWRKFGNAILRGAFTVICFVLLYLNRIDFKYQNIFSKTNEQYEKFSNVNSTPTWDMIPSYFFGGNILFSDFIIRDKHNMMGYHYKGMIMTVYSSWIPYIFIAVLLTLISWSYCKNFKNKLVQVLMISFLFDIVIHCVMRFGLHTSYIYGGHFVFVYPLLLGWLFYSYKESPKMLSFLTVVVSILFVYALTNNYLRMTEFFWFLNKYY
- a CDS encoding SPOR domain-containing protein, whose amino-acid sequence is MKNFIKIFSIVLFGGFYTLEAQQIVKKDTLAGTELVMTMDSKVNAALESIEDKCSRTTSTVVSSDADDDSGSSRPTKIYVPNRELTNAEICRRNPRILGYKIQITTVKSNDEANEVKAYFRKRFPNLKVETDASLRPNYKILAGSYFTKQSAASDLSKVREYFKSAIAVQYRIFCAEAK